The sequence below is a genomic window from Poecile atricapillus isolate bPoeAtr1 chromosome 15, bPoeAtr1.hap1, whole genome shotgun sequence.
AACAATGGAGCTTTGTCCAACGGGCACCGCGGCATTGCCGACGGTGACACTTTTATCTGCAAGCCTTGTGACTTTGGATCTCAAGACCTTCACCAGTTCTTCGGGCACTTGGACTCTGAGCACTCAGACTTTAGCAAAGACCCCGCGTTCGCGTGTGTCGGGTGCAGCTTCCTGGCCAACAGCCACGAAGGGCTCTCACACCACAACGCCGAGTCGCACGCCGGCGAGACCAGCTTTGTCTGGAGGCTGGTGAAGCAGGACAGTCGTACAACCGTGGAGCAAAGTCTCTGTGAGGCCACCAGCAGCCATGAGCTGCCGGGAGAGGTCCCTGAGGAAGGGGCAGACGGCCAGTCTGAAATTATCATTACCAAAACCCCTATCATGAAGATAATGAAGGGTAAACCTGAGGCCAAAAAAATTCACACACTGAAGGAGAATGTGTCGAGTCAGTTGGGTGGTGAGTCAGAGGTGAAGGATGGAGAACATTCATTCCCAAATGGGTCCGTGCCAGTCAGCCAGCCCACTGCAAGTTCAACAAAGTCATCCCACATAGTGAATGGCTCCATCATAGGAAACGTGCCTGTTCTGCAGGCAGGTGTTGCACAACTTGTGtcgctgcagcagcagcccccctTGCATCAGCAGCTTCCTACATCCAAGTCCCTTCCCAAGGTGATGATCCCACTGAGCAGCATTCCCACATACAATGCTGCCATGGACTCCAACAGCTTCCTGAAAAACTCTTTCAACAAGTTCCCCTACCCCACCAAAGCTGAGCTCTGCTACTTGACTGTGGTGACCAAGTACCCAGAAGAGCAGCTGAAGATCTGGTTCACTGCCCAGAGGCTGAAGCAGGGCATCAGCTGGTCACCAGAGGAGATTGAAGATGCCAGGAAGAAGATGTTCAACACTGTTATTCAGTCTGTGCCACAACCCACCATTACAGTGTTGAACACACCCCTGGTTGCAAATCCTGGGACTGTTCCCCATCTTATCCAGGCAACTTTACCAGGCCACGTGGTGGGGCagccagaggggacaggggggctGCTGGTCACACAGCCCATCATGGCAAACGGGCTGAAGGGCACCAGCTCCTCCTTCACCTTGGCAGTGACTTCTGTCCCCaagccacagccagcagcacagcacagcaccgTGAGCTCCAGCAACACATCAGGGGTCAAGGTGGTCAACAGCGCCCAGTCCCTGCTCACCGCCTGCCCTGCCATCTCCTCACAGACCTTCCTGGATCCCAACGTCTACAAAAACAAGAAGTCCCACGAGCAGCTCTCAGCCCTCAAAGGCAGCTTCTGCAGAAACCAGttccctggccaggctgaagTCGAGCGGCTCACAAAGATCACGGGCTTGTCCACCAAGGAGATCCGAAAATGGTTCAGCGACAGGAGGTACCACTACAGGAACGTAAGAGGCGGCCGGGCCATCTTCCCTGGAGACAGTGCTCTCGATTCCCTGCCCGAAATGACCTTTGACGTCCCACccagaggagctgagctgggtcccgcggcggcggcggccacGCCGGCTCCTCACCACCCACCACGGCGACAGTCGTGGCACCAGGCGCCCGACTTCACCCCAACCAAGTACA
It includes:
- the ZHX3 gene encoding zinc fingers and homeoboxes protein 3; its protein translation is MASKRKSTTPCMIPVKTLVLQETEQDAGEDDHEGTQPEAPAEGPAASDAGASTSNNGALSNGHRGIADGDTFICKPCDFGSQDLHQFFGHLDSEHSDFSKDPAFACVGCSFLANSHEGLSHHNAESHAGETSFVWRLVKQDSRTTVEQSLCEATSSHELPGEVPEEGADGQSEIIITKTPIMKIMKGKPEAKKIHTLKENVSSQLGGESEVKDGEHSFPNGSVPVSQPTASSTKSSHIVNGSIIGNVPVLQAGVAQLVSLQQQPPLHQQLPTSKSLPKVMIPLSSIPTYNAAMDSNSFLKNSFNKFPYPTKAELCYLTVVTKYPEEQLKIWFTAQRLKQGISWSPEEIEDARKKMFNTVIQSVPQPTITVLNTPLVANPGTVPHLIQATLPGHVVGQPEGTGGLLVTQPIMANGLKGTSSSFTLAVTSVPKPQPAAQHSTVSSSNTSGVKVVNSAQSLLTACPAISSQTFLDPNVYKNKKSHEQLSALKGSFCRNQFPGQAEVERLTKITGLSTKEIRKWFSDRRYHYRNVRGGRAIFPGDSALDSLPEMTFDVPPRGAELGPAAAAATPAPHHPPRRQSWHQAPDFTPTKYKERAPEQLKALESSFAQNPLPAEEEVNRLRGETKMTRREIDSWFSERRKKKVTEENKKLEEVAQQEEEEAENGGGEGEDSSDEQRATSENGSVDASGSNPNSAERKVSPIKINLKNLRVTESNGKIEVPGTGANEKGDGSSSRPPTPPKTKLNFKKTAQQRHLLKQMFVQTQRPTNQEYDAIVSQTGLPRAEVIRWFGDSRYGYKNGQLKWYENYRRGVFPPGLVEVSPAGREVLEDYYEKHKGLREEDVPGLCERARLGAQQLKVWFAVKAEEEGRGCGPEAAGSRKGPCEAGAEASESSEAWEPGGREGSAGTPDAPGPPPATGLETD